The following is a genomic window from Deinococcus aerolatus.
GGGACACGGCCCAGCGGGTGGCCGCGCTGCCGCCGGGCACCTTTCCGCTGACCCTGGGGGGTGACCACAGCGTCAGCATGGGCACCGTGACCGGCAACGCCCTGCGCGGTCACCCGGCAGGGGTCCGCAGCGGCCTGATCTGGGTGGACGCCCACACCGACTACAACACGCCGCAGAGCAGCCCCAGCGGCAACATCCACGGCATGCCGGTGGCCCACCTGACCGGGCTGGGCGACCCGCACCTCAGCGGCCTGGGGGGCGGCTGGCATATGCGCCCCGAGGACATCGTCATGATCGGCATCCGCAGCGTGGACCAGCGTGAGCGCGCCCTGATGCAGGAGGCGGGCATCCTGGCCTATACCATGAAGGAAGTGGACCAGCTGGGCATCACCCGCATCCTGGACGAAACCCTGGAGCGCCTGGGCGGGCTGGAACGCCTGCACGTCTCCTTTGACGCCGACGCGCTTGATCCCGCCATCTGCCCCGGCGTGGGCACCCCGGTGCCCGGCGGCCTGACCTACCGCGAGGGCCACCTGCTGATGGAACTGCTCTCCGAATCCGGGCGCGTGACCAGCATGGACATCGTGGAGGTCAACCCGATCCTCGACACCCACAACCAGACTGCGGAAGTGATGGTGGGCATGGCTGCGAGCCTGCTGGGCCAGCGCATCCTGTAAGGGCTGCCAGACCCGCGCCACGCAACGAGGGCGCCCCACAGCGACAGGCCTGTGGGGCGCCGGTCTTGCCAGTGGCAAGAAGGCTGAGGGTCCGGGGGCTAGGCCCGCTCGCTACTGGCTTCCACCGCGTCGTCCAGCTCCGGGGCGTCTCCCTGACCCTCCGTCGCCTGCGGACGGGCGAAACGCAGGTAATCGAGCCATGGGGGCGTGTGGCCCAGCTGACGGACCAGCAGCGCGATCTGGGCGGTGTGGCGGACCTCGTGGGTCATGACGTGCCACATCAGCTGGTCCAGGGTCACCGTGTCGCTGGCCGGATCGTCCTGCACCAGCTTGACGCAGCGGTTCAGGTCCGGGCCGGAATCCAGGAACGCCTGCGTCTGCCCCCCGACCGTCCGCCCATAGTCGATGATCCACGACAGTTCGTACTGCTCGGCCTGCGGCTTGACCCAGTTGTGCTTGAAGCGTCCGTCGCTCTGGAGGTTCTCGCCGCGCGCAATGAAGTGGACCCAGTGATCCTCGACATCGGTGACGTGCAGCAACAGATCCTTGATGCTATGAAAACGTTCGCCGGGTTCGATCAGATCACGGTCCAGATCGGCGGCGGGCAGGGCACGCAGGTAATTCCACAGTTGCTCGCGCGCGGCAGACAGGTAGGAGTAATACTCGCGAACATTCATGGGTAACTCACAGCATACTCTGCGGCGGCGCTGGCGGTTGCCCCTGTCTGGGCTGGGTTCGTCCCCAGCAGTGGCGCCAGCACCTGCTCGACGTCAGTCACCGTGACCACCTGGGTCAGGTCCGCGTGCAGCTCGGGATAGTCCGGCAGGTAGCGCGGCAGCACCTTCCGCAGCGGGCGCAGGGTCAGGCGCCCGCTGTCGTCGTCGTAGAACCGGGTCTGAAGTTCGGCGTGGCGCAGGGCCGTCCGGGCACGGACCTGGGGGCTGGGCCGGTCCTCGCCGCCTTGCCCCCCGGCCAGCGCCCGGAAGATCCACGGGTTGCCCACCGAGCCGCGCCCGATCAT
Proteins encoded in this region:
- the rocF gene encoding arginase → MNLSILGIPMDLGAGRRGVDMGPSALRNAHLATRLRELGHAVQDLGDIPVALPETLDKHEEAGLVFLEPIIQACRDTAQRVAALPPGTFPLTLGGDHSVSMGTVTGNALRGHPAGVRSGLIWVDAHTDYNTPQSSPSGNIHGMPVAHLTGLGDPHLSGLGGGWHMRPEDIVMIGIRSVDQRERALMQEAGILAYTMKEVDQLGITRILDETLERLGGLERLHVSFDADALDPAICPGVGTPVPGGLTYREGHLLMELLSESGRVTSMDIVEVNPILDTHNQTAEVMVGMAASLLGQRIL
- a CDS encoding DinB family protein produces the protein MNVREYYSYLSAAREQLWNYLRALPAADLDRDLIEPGERFHSIKDLLLHVTDVEDHWVHFIARGENLQSDGRFKHNWVKPQAEQYELSWIIDYGRTVGGQTQAFLDSGPDLNRCVKLVQDDPASDTVTLDQLMWHVMTHEVRHTAQIALLVRQLGHTPPWLDYLRFARPQATEGQGDAPELDDAVEASSERA